One region of Gossypium raimondii isolate GPD5lz chromosome 6, ASM2569854v1, whole genome shotgun sequence genomic DNA includes:
- the LOC105773878 gene encoding probable polygalacturonase: MAESLPVGGFPAFLSSHKTLFIVLWISAFGSVFLWQRDIVGAGFSVFGKAGPGRSMSGSRPFEFNITDFGGVGDGVTDDTAAFERAISAISKLGKRGGGQLNVPPGKWLTAPFNLTSHMTLFLAEDAEILGIQDEKRWPLMPPLPSYGYGREHRGPRYGSLIHGQNLEDVVITGHNGSINGQGQSWWIKYRQKLLNHTRGPLVQIMWSNDIVISNITLRDSPFWTFHPYDCKNVTVRNVTILAPVFGAPNTDGIDPDSCEDVVIEDCYISVGDDAIAIKSGWDQYGIVYGRPSRNILIRNLIVRSMVSAGVSIGSEMSGGVSNVTVENVTVWSSRRAVRIKTAVGRGGYVRHITYRNLTFDDAQVGIVIKTDYNEHPDMDFDKNAFPILENISFTGIHGQGVRVPVRIHGSEEIPVRNVTFRDMNVGITYKKKHIFQCAFVQGRVIGTIFPAPCENLDIYDEEERPVKLSTAQNVTDIDYRV, from the exons ATGGCTGAGTCATTGCCGGTTGGGGGATTTCCGGCATTCCTTTCTTCGCATAAAACTCTGTTTATTGTTCTCTGGATCTCGGCTTTCGGTTCTGTTTTTCTATGGCAACGGGATATAGTTGGGGCTGGGTTCTCTGTGTTCGGAAAAGCTGGGCCGGGTCGGTCTATGTCCGGGTCCCGGCCTTTCGAGTTTAATATTACGGATTTTGGCGGGGTTGGCGATGGGGTAACGGATGACACGGCGGCTTTTGAGAGGGCTATCTCGGCCATCTCGAAGCTTGGGAAGAGAGGTGGTGGTCAGCTCAATGTCCCGCCTGGAAAGTGGCTTACGGCGCCGTTTAATCTTACTAGTCATATGACTTTGTTCCTTGCTGAGGATGCTGAGATTCTTGGAATCCAG GACGAGAAGCGATGGCCATTAATGCCTCCATTGCCATCATACGGGTACGGAAGAGAGCATCGTGGACCTCGGTATGGAAGTTTGATCCACGGCCAAAACCTCGAAGATGTTGTTATAACTG GGCACAATGGTTCCATAAATGGTCAGGGTCAATCATGGTGGATAAAGTATCGTCAGAAGCTACTCAACCACACAAGGGGTCCACTTGTGCAGATAATGTGGTCAAATGACATTGTAATCTCTAATATAACCTTACGTGATTCTCCGTTTTGGACTTTTCATCCATATGATTGCAAGAATGTAACCGTTAGGAATGTAACCATCTTAGCACCTGTATTTGGAGCTCCAAATACTGATGGAATTGATCCTG ATTCATGTGAGGATGTAGTGATAGAGGATTGCTACATAAGTGTTGGCGATGATGCAATTGCAATAAAGAGCGGTTGGGATCAATATGGCATCGTTTATGGACGACCTTCGAGAAACATTCTCATCCGAAACCTCATTGTCCGTTCTATGGTCAG TGCTGGCGTATCAATAGGCAGCGAGATGTCTGGCGGGGTATCTAATGTCACCGTGGAGAACGTCACTGTCTGGAGTTCTAGGCGTGCAGTTCGAATCAAGACTGCTGTTGGAAGAGGTGGATATGTCAGGCATATAACGTACCGAAATCTGACATTTGATGATGCCCAAGTTGGAATTGTTATCAAGACAGACTACAATGAGCACCCCGACATggattttgacaaaaatgctTTCCCAATACTCGAAAACATAAGCTTCACTGGGATACATGGTCAAGGAGTCCGTGTACCTGTTCGTATACATGGTAGCGAGGAGATTCCTGTCAGAAACGTGACGTTCAGGGATATGAACGTGGGGATAACATATAAGAAAAAGCATATATTCCAGTGCGCGTTTGTTCAAGGGCGTGTAATAGGGACCATCTTCCCTGCGCCTTGTGAAAACCTTGATATATATGATGAAGAAGAAAGGCCTGTAAAGCTCTCAACGGCCCAGAATGTAACAGATATAGATTATAGAGTATGA